Proteins from a genomic interval of Anas platyrhynchos isolate ZD024472 breed Pekin duck chromosome 4, IASCAAS_PekinDuck_T2T, whole genome shotgun sequence:
- the LOC140002364 gene encoding uncharacterized protein, whose amino-acid sequence MADAMRKPVHSKPPVSLGMYRSSYKRDYGWYDENQPTSEVYAQKLKFADAQLKAKEFSVPEEPRVMTYSDAGGEGRGVTPGPGAVRRRKQEGSASSPPPFQQAEEEQRMRLGSALPLAETYLPRPCPAAELTATQAERLERPRALSELENELPSSQRLLAAARAPGAAGMLLHRQKLDPTWGTYQHFMLETGRAKQEEAQQNKNMFLGSSVLAEECFDLDRRSTYTTDFQRWPAAHDGCCKANKNISHIFPEDGHFQQNHWVSEYKDNYSIFLHRLNRAAQEPTTGLSSALKPPRLSSQTGVALDTAP is encoded by the exons ATGGCAGACGCGATGAGGAAACCTGTGCACTCGAag ccTCCGGTGTCGCTGGGCATGTACAGGAGTTCGTACAAGAGGGACTACGGGTGGTACGACGAGAACCAGCCAACCTCCGAGGTGTACGCGCAG aagctGAAGTTTGCCGATGCCCAGCTCAAAGCCAAGGAGTTCTCCGTGCCTGAGGAACCACGGGTGATGACATACAGCGATGCTGGTGGGGAAGGACGAGGAGTCACCCCCGGCCCTGGGGCTGTGCGAAGGAGGAAGCAAGAAGGCAGCGCCTCCAGCCCCCCACCATTTCAGCAGGCCGAAGAAGAGCAGCGAATGCGCTTGGGTTCAGCCCTTCCCCTTGCAGAAACCTACCTCCCGAGGCCCTGCCCTGCCGCCGAGCTGACAGCAACCCAGGCGGAGAGATTGGAGAGGCCGCGGGCTCTCAGTGAGCTGGAAAACGAGCTGCCTTCTTCCCAGCGCCTTCTGGCTGCTGCTCGCGCCCCCGGAGCAGCAG GGATGTTGCTGCACAGGCAGAAGCTGGATCCGACCTGGGGCACCTACCAGCACTTCATGCTGGAGACGGGCCGGGCAAAGCAAGAGGAGGCTCAGCAGAACAAGAACATGTTCCTGGGCTCCTCTGTTTTGGCGGAAG AGTGCTTTGACCTTGACCGGAGAAGTACCTACACCACAGACTTCCAGCGTTGGCCTGCAGCCCACGATGGATGTTGCAAAGCAAATAAGAATATTTCGCACATTTTCCCTGAAGATGGGCACTTCCAGCA GAACCACTGGGTGTCCGAGTACAAGGACAACTACAGCATTTTCTTGCATAGGCTGAACCGGGCGGCTCAAGAGCCCACCacggggctgagctctgccttgAAGCCCCCCAGGCTGTCCTCCCAGACTGGAGTTGCACTGGACACGGCCCCGTGA